Proteins from one Lachnospiraceae bacterium KGMB03038 genomic window:
- a CDS encoding site-specific DNA-methyltransferase encodes MEGDISVQKEGGWEWMKNQIYCCDCFSFFEKIPDGSVDLILTDPPYGIRYQNHFTKKQKKPIAGDESLDFFTVAKECYRVLKENRHAYFFTRFDSYPLHYKYLEEAGFYIKNCLVVEKGTVGGIGDLKGSFANNSEWIIFCQKGRRIFQQTGLMKNRKPPGTVFHRGRKPSREYKYRFNSCWFGEDYPKATYNAAWLSKHHIQHPTVKNVECMSWLIQLSTLPQELVFDPFMGSGSTALAAEKTGRLYCGCEMEEEYCQLIKRRQQGVTENREDTRTGI; translated from the coding sequence ATGGAAGGTGATATTTCTGTCCAGAAAGAGGGCGGATGGGAATGGATGAAAAATCAAATCTATTGCTGCGACTGTTTCTCTTTTTTTGAAAAAATACCGGATGGATCAGTGGATTTAATCCTGACTGATCCTCCGTATGGTATCCGTTATCAGAATCATTTTACAAAAAAGCAAAAGAAGCCGATTGCGGGAGACGAATCCCTTGATTTTTTTACAGTGGCAAAGGAATGTTACCGCGTATTGAAGGAAAACCGACACGCTTATTTTTTTACCCGGTTTGACAGCTATCCCCTGCATTACAAATATCTGGAAGAAGCGGGATTTTACATTAAAAACTGTCTCGTGGTTGAGAAAGGAACGGTTGGAGGAATCGGGGACTTGAAAGGAAGTTTTGCGAACAACAGTGAATGGATCATTTTCTGCCAGAAAGGACGGCGGATCTTTCAGCAGACGGGATTGATGAAAAACAGGAAACCGCCAGGTACGGTATTCCACCGGGGACGTAAGCCCAGCCGGGAATACAAATACAGGTTCAATAGCTGCTGGTTTGGCGAGGACTATCCGAAAGCCACCTATAATGCAGCTTGGCTGTCCAAACACCATATCCAACATCCTACCGTAAAAAATGTGGAATGCATGTCATGGCTGATCCAACTTTCTACACTGCCCCAGGAACTGGTCTTTGACCCTTTCATGGGAAGTGGTTCTACAGCACTTGCGGCTGAAAAAACAGGTAGATTGTATTGTGGGTGTGAGATGGAAGAAGAATATTGCCAGCTTATCAAGCGGAGACAACAGGGGGTGACGGAGAATAGAGAAGATACAAGAACAGGAATATAA
- a CDS encoding hydrolase, with protein MQEQEYKARDKTVRKMNRDGLTEENLQSGETIRVSQREREERVLSKQAEDVSFSRSERDADQRSESGKRRQKPKNQPEMKQGEALSDSGGLRAEVSAGADFDGLSGNLMAADRRESLEMESDGEQETVPSGHSGIREQSFRSGNIRGHPSGTSAFLESAAETSHLRKKKLVQEYARKERGKPEDTAAMEDFREEIKEKTKREQLRKEQKKAGRLSFGDEESGMVRGAGMGISKKAVSTAAGSAAVYVHGKAHEAEQENAAVEGTHRAELMAESALRYAMHRTSRGLHKRNARLQEAGSMEMGKSRLLYEKAQEAGEKTAEQAKKGILRKFWQKRQYQKAYRAAKKGEKTAAGTAKATQTIASKARSVASAVIGKSKGILGIVAAAGLFFVMIASLLASCGASIQGGAASTIASTTYGSTDEDIYAVEDAYSELEAALNEQINSMESRHPGYDEYRYQIDEISHNPYHLISYFSAKYGEFTYEQVKDEIEEIFQRQYSITTESTRETVTETKMVRVGESLGKVVTSGYCSCSICCGQWAGGPTASGVYPKANHTIAVDASNPFVPMGTKVIMNGVEYVVEDTGAFARYGVQFDVYYSDHAAASAHGHQKWEAYLADDNGSREVEVTTTQEVNRLDVTLTNHGLDAVLRELMDENEEGRYDLYNGTYGNRDYLFDTETLPGGGGDFGYEIPAEALTDQKFANMIHEAEKYLGYPYVWGGSSPSTSFDCSGFVSWVINNCGNGWNIGRQTTDGLMGYCSRVSPSEAKPGDLIFFQGTYDTAGASHVGIYVGDNMMIHCGNPIQYTSIASSYWQEHFLAFGRIHG; from the coding sequence ATACAAGAACAGGAATATAAAGCCAGGGACAAAACCGTCCGCAAGATGAACCGGGATGGGCTGACCGAGGAGAACCTGCAAAGCGGGGAAACGATCCGTGTCAGTCAGAGAGAACGGGAGGAACGGGTACTGTCAAAGCAGGCAGAAGATGTTTCCTTTTCCCGTTCAGAAAGAGATGCGGATCAACGGTCAGAAAGTGGAAAAAGACGGCAGAAACCAAAGAATCAGCCGGAGATGAAGCAGGGGGAGGCTCTTTCTGATTCCGGCGGCTTGAGAGCAGAGGTTTCAGCCGGAGCGGATTTTGATGGGCTGTCCGGCAATCTTATGGCAGCGGATCGGAGGGAAAGCCTGGAGATGGAGTCTGACGGAGAACAGGAAACCGTTCCCTCCGGTCACAGCGGTATTCGGGAGCAGTCCTTCCGCTCCGGCAATATCCGGGGGCATCCGTCCGGTACTTCTGCGTTTCTGGAATCAGCGGCGGAGACTTCCCATCTGCGGAAGAAAAAGCTGGTGCAGGAGTACGCCAGGAAAGAGAGAGGAAAGCCAGAGGATACCGCTGCCATGGAGGACTTCCGGGAGGAAATCAAAGAGAAAACCAAACGGGAGCAACTTCGCAAAGAACAGAAGAAGGCGGGACGTTTATCCTTTGGGGATGAGGAGAGCGGCATGGTGCGTGGCGCAGGCATGGGGATTTCCAAAAAGGCAGTTTCAACAGCGGCAGGCTCCGCCGCTGTTTACGTTCATGGGAAAGCCCACGAAGCCGAGCAGGAAAACGCTGCCGTGGAGGGGACACACCGGGCGGAGCTGATGGCAGAAAGTGCCCTCCGGTACGCCATGCACCGGACAAGCCGTGGACTGCACAAGAGAAATGCCCGCCTGCAGGAAGCCGGTTCCATGGAAATGGGGAAAAGCCGGCTTTTGTATGAGAAAGCTCAGGAAGCCGGTGAGAAAACGGCAGAGCAGGCAAAAAAGGGAATCCTGCGGAAGTTCTGGCAGAAACGCCAGTATCAGAAAGCATACCGGGCAGCGAAAAAAGGTGAGAAAACAGCGGCAGGAACAGCAAAAGCCACACAGACCATTGCTTCCAAAGCAAGGAGTGTGGCTTCTGCTGTTATCGGGAAAAGCAAAGGGATTTTAGGCATTGTGGCGGCTGCTGGTTTATTCTTTGTCATGATTGCTTCCCTTCTGGCGAGCTGCGGCGCATCGATCCAGGGTGGGGCGGCGTCTACGATTGCCAGCACGACTTACGGGAGTACAGATGAGGATATTTATGCAGTGGAAGATGCGTATTCCGAACTGGAAGCAGCTCTGAATGAGCAGATCAACAGTATGGAGAGCCGCCATCCCGGTTATGACGAGTACCGCTACCAGATTGACGAGATCTCCCACAATCCGTACCACCTGATCTCTTATTTTTCCGCAAAGTACGGGGAATTTACCTATGAGCAGGTAAAGGATGAGATCGAGGAAATCTTTCAGCGTCAGTACAGCATTACCACGGAAAGCACACGGGAAACCGTGACAGAGACAAAGATGGTGCGGGTGGGGGAATCTCTGGGGAAAGTTGTAACCAGTGGCTACTGCAGTTGCTCCATCTGCTGCGGACAGTGGGCCGGCGGCCCTACGGCAAGCGGCGTCTATCCCAAGGCTAACCATACCATTGCCGTGGATGCAAGCAATCCCTTTGTGCCAATGGGAACAAAAGTGATCATGAACGGTGTGGAATATGTGGTGGAAGATACGGGAGCCTTTGCACGGTACGGCGTACAGTTTGACGTGTATTACAGCGACCATGCCGCCGCATCCGCCCACGGACACCAGAAATGGGAAGCCTATCTAGCGGATGACAATGGCAGTCGGGAAGTGGAAGTGACCACAACACAGGAAGTGAACCGGCTGGACGTGACACTGACCAATCATGGCCTGGATGCTGTGCTGCGGGAATTGATGGATGAGAACGAAGAAGGACGCTATGACCTTTATAACGGTACATACGGAAACCGGGATTATCTGTTTGATACGGAAACCCTTCCGGGTGGCGGCGGTGACTTTGGCTATGAGATCCCTGCGGAAGCCCTGACGGATCAGAAGTTCGCCAACATGATCCATGAAGCGGAGAAATACCTGGGTTATCCCTATGTGTGGGGCGGCAGTTCCCCATCTACCAGTTTTGACTGCTCCGGATTCGTGAGCTGGGTAATTAACAACTGTGGCAACGGCTGGAATATCGGCAGACAGACCACAGATGGATTGATGGGATATTGTTCCCGTGTGTCACCATCCGAGGCAAAACCTGGAGATCTGATTTTCTTCCAGGGAACCTATGATACGGCAGGAGCAAGCCATGTGGGGATCTATGTGGGAGACAATATGATGATCCACTGCGGAAATCCGATCCAGTATACGAGCATTGCGTCCTCTTACTGGCAGGAGCATTTCCTGGCATTTGGACGTATCCACGGATAA
- a CDS encoding DUF4315 family protein codes for MNRKLHRVLEEIQRTEKKIAEWQEHLKELKLLAEQLENQEIVKTIRSMKLDSHRMLELLEGIQSGTVSIPLPEQEETKESSKEQTERIEKAQESEVRNHEET; via the coding sequence ATGAACCGGAAGCTACACCGGGTTCTGGAGGAGATCCAGAGAACAGAAAAAAAGATTGCCGAGTGGCAGGAACACTTAAAAGAACTGAAACTATTAGCGGAACAGCTTGAGAATCAGGAGATTGTGAAAACCATCCGTTCTATGAAACTGGACAGCCACAGGATGTTAGAGCTTCTGGAGGGGATTCAGAGCGGAACGGTATCCATTCCCCTCCCGGAGCAAGAAGAAACAAAAGAAAGCAGCAAGGAGCAGACAGAAAGAATAGAAAAAGCGCAGGAAAGTGAGGTTAGGAATCATGAGGAAACTTAA
- a CDS encoding DUF4366 domain-containing protein, whose product MMRKLKKWLMALAMAAGVFSSTAMNAFAYTGDTGQTETAGEAAAGETQTVIPEQTESAGETEAAAQEEASGGEGTPFSIPGNGEVLDDKSDDGTKEFLTIQTKNGNTFFLVLDRSNNTENVYMLSMIDENDLAEFMDETQTEEMPQVVIPETETTVAPEETEPETVQPEEDGGMNTGALLAIGLLAAGGIGAGYYFKVVKPKKEEAQEDGEDLEFYDGGTYVNEDQPEEDGSTEEENEET is encoded by the coding sequence ATCATGAGGAAACTTAAAAAATGGCTGATGGCGCTTGCTATGGCGGCGGGGGTATTTTCCTCCACCGCCATGAACGCCTTTGCCTATACCGGAGATACCGGACAGACAGAAACAGCCGGGGAGGCTGCGGCAGGAGAGACACAGACGGTAATCCCGGAGCAGACGGAAAGCGCCGGGGAGACAGAAGCAGCGGCCCAGGAAGAAGCGTCAGGGGGAGAGGGGACACCATTTTCCATTCCGGGAAACGGGGAAGTGCTGGACGATAAGTCGGATGATGGAACGAAAGAGTTCCTGACCATCCAGACGAAAAACGGCAACACATTTTTTCTGGTGTTAGACCGCTCCAATAATACGGAAAATGTCTATATGCTCTCCATGATCGACGAGAATGACCTGGCGGAGTTTATGGATGAGACACAGACGGAGGAGATGCCGCAGGTGGTGATTCCAGAGACAGAGACAACTGTGGCACCGGAGGAAACAGAACCGGAGACGGTACAGCCGGAAGAGGACGGAGGCATGAACACAGGGGCGCTCCTGGCGATTGGCCTTCTTGCGGCAGGCGGGATCGGAGCTGGTTATTATTTTAAAGTTGTGAAGCCGAAGAAAGAGGAAGCCCAGGAAGATGGCGAGGACTTAGAGTTCTATGACGGCGGCACTTACGTTAATGAAGATCAGCCGGAGGAGGACGGTTCCACAGAGGAAGAAAATGAGGAAACATAA
- the topB gene encoding DNA topoisomerase III, with protein sequence MYLVLGEKPSVALAYAKVLGADKRQDGYLEGNGWLVSWCLGHLAEYVPPEGYEEKYQKWEFEDLPILPEKWQMAVAKEKKGQFSVLKKLLNRKDVDYVVNGCDAGREGELIFGRVYELSGSHLPIKRIWISSMEDGAIRDGFAHLKEGAEYQNLYEAAVCRAKADWLIGMNATRAFTTKYFKRLVVGRVQTPTLEMLVERGEQIAHFQKEKYYNLHLDCDGLEVVKEKLFDPREVKRIQEACEGGTATVEFCSSVEKAVHPPKLYDLTTLQRESNRYFGYTAKETLDFTQSLYEQKLVTYPRTDSQYLTEDMEQTARQAITMACEKYGFSSLYPQEPDVKRTMDNSKVSDHHAIIPTAELKGCDLQELSKGEQDILQLISVRLLCAGAQKHVFQETEVRVSCAGENFQAKGKAVQEMGWKAVEAAFRERLGTKVRKDGEERTIPAVTEGQTFHPVTASISEHYTTPPKPYSEDTLLSAMETAGNQEFDEETEKKGLGTPATRASIIEKLVSSGYAVRKGKQLFATQDGADLISVLPEYLRSAAMTAEWENRLLRIEKGELCGQEFLEGIVELIDRMLLECGKISVEEQNRFYSRESIGTCPVCGSPVYESKRNFFCGNRECGFSLWKENRYLSGMKKMIDKKMAAELLKDGRTYVLDLYSQKKGRTFAAYLMLEAADGKAAFRLEFPKKKK encoded by the coding sequence ATGTATTTAGTATTAGGGGAGAAGCCCAGTGTGGCGTTAGCCTATGCGAAAGTGTTGGGGGCGGACAAGCGGCAGGACGGCTATCTGGAGGGAAATGGCTGGCTGGTAAGCTGGTGCCTGGGGCATCTGGCGGAGTATGTACCGCCGGAGGGCTATGAGGAAAAGTACCAAAAGTGGGAGTTTGAAGATCTCCCGATCCTGCCGGAAAAATGGCAGATGGCTGTGGCGAAAGAGAAAAAGGGGCAGTTTTCTGTGTTAAAAAAACTGCTGAACCGGAAAGATGTGGATTATGTGGTAAATGGCTGTGATGCCGGGCGGGAGGGGGAACTGATCTTTGGACGGGTCTATGAACTGTCTGGGAGCCATCTTCCCATTAAGCGGATCTGGATCAGCTCTATGGAGGATGGTGCGATCCGGGACGGATTTGCCCACTTAAAAGAGGGAGCAGAATACCAGAACCTCTATGAAGCGGCTGTCTGCCGGGCAAAAGCGGACTGGCTCATTGGGATGAACGCCACCAGAGCTTTTACCACAAAATATTTTAAACGCCTGGTGGTGGGACGGGTGCAGACACCCACACTGGAAATGCTGGTGGAGCGGGGAGAACAGATCGCCCATTTCCAGAAAGAGAAATACTATAATCTTCATTTAGACTGTGATGGTCTGGAGGTCGTAAAAGAAAAGCTGTTTGATCCCAGGGAGGTCAAGCGTATTCAGGAAGCCTGTGAGGGCGGGACTGCCACAGTGGAATTCTGCTCATCTGTGGAAAAGGCCGTCCATCCCCCGAAGCTGTATGATCTGACCACGCTCCAGAGGGAAAGCAACCGTTACTTTGGCTATACGGCAAAGGAAACACTGGATTTTACCCAGAGCCTTTACGAGCAAAAGCTGGTAACCTATCCCCGGACGGACAGCCAGTATCTGACGGAGGATATGGAGCAGACCGCACGGCAGGCGATTACAATGGCGTGTGAAAAATACGGATTTTCCTCGCTATATCCGCAGGAACCGGATGTAAAGCGAACGATGGATAACAGTAAAGTCTCGGATCACCATGCGATCATCCCTACAGCAGAGTTAAAGGGCTGTGATCTGCAGGAGCTGTCCAAAGGAGAGCAGGACATCCTGCAGTTGATCAGCGTCCGGTTGCTTTGCGCCGGGGCGCAGAAGCATGTGTTTCAGGAGACGGAAGTCCGGGTATCCTGTGCGGGGGAAAACTTCCAGGCAAAAGGGAAAGCTGTTCAGGAAATGGGATGGAAAGCAGTAGAAGCGGCGTTTCGTGAGCGTTTAGGCACAAAAGTCCGTAAAGACGGGGAGGAGCGAACCATCCCCGCTGTGACAGAGGGGCAGACATTCCACCCGGTTACAGCCAGTATATCGGAGCATTACACAACGCCGCCGAAGCCATACAGTGAGGATACCCTGCTGTCCGCAATGGAGACTGCCGGCAATCAGGAATTTGACGAGGAGACAGAGAAAAAGGGGCTTGGAACGCCAGCAACCAGGGCGTCCATTATTGAAAAGTTGGTATCTTCCGGTTATGCCGTAAGAAAGGGAAAACAGCTTTTCGCTACCCAGGACGGGGCAGACCTGATCTCGGTGCTGCCGGAGTATCTGCGGTCAGCCGCTATGACAGCAGAGTGGGAAAACCGTCTGCTCCGGATCGAAAAAGGAGAGCTGTGCGGGCAGGAATTTCTGGAGGGGATCGTAGAACTGATTGACCGGATGCTGCTGGAGTGCGGGAAAATATCCGTGGAAGAACAGAACCGTTTTTATTCCAGGGAGAGCATTGGAACCTGCCCGGTGTGCGGAAGCCCTGTCTATGAGAGTAAGCGGAATTTCTTCTGTGGGAACCGGGAGTGCGGGTTTTCCCTCTGGAAAGAGAACCGGTATCTGTCCGGGATGAAGAAAATGATCGACAAAAAGATGGCGGCAGAGCTTTTAAAAGACGGGCGGACGTATGTGCTGGATCTGTATTCGCAGAAAAAGGGACGCACGTTTGCGGCGTATCTTATGCTGGAGGCGGCAGATGGCAAGGCTGCTTTCCGCCTGGAGTTCCCGAAGAAGAAAAAATAA
- a CDS encoding type II toxin-antitoxin system RelE/ParE family toxin: protein MSYHLHITSVAERDISQAADYIEFVLKNPKAADDLLEETDQKINALLPFPQEHPIVEDKLLAAWGIRFTQIKNYLAFYVIEENQVTVIRFLYAKSDWISILKVGFPLV from the coding sequence ATGAGTTACCATCTGCATATCACCAGCGTTGCAGAACGGGATATTTCCCAGGCTGCCGATTATATTGAGTTTGTCCTGAAAAATCCCAAAGCCGCTGACGATCTCCTTGAGGAAACGGATCAGAAGATCAATGCCTTGCTTCCGTTTCCCCAGGAACATCCCATTGTAGAGGATAAGCTGCTGGCTGCCTGGGGCATCCGCTTCACACAGATCAAAAACTATCTTGCTTTTTACGTGATAGAAGAAAACCAGGTGACAGTGATCCGTTTCCTATATGCCAAAAGCGACTGGATCTCCATCTTAAAGGTAGGCTTTCCTCTCGTTTAA
- a CDS encoding type II toxin-antitoxin system Phd/YefM family antitoxin yields the protein MPNIRSSADLRNSYNEISTFCHEYAEPVFITKNGKGDLAVMSIEAYEQLAGRCELYGLLQEGMDDLSSGKTRPFSEAMADIRSRRRR from the coding sequence ATGCCAAATATCCGTTCAAGCGCAGATCTGCGCAACAGCTATAACGAAATTTCCACTTTCTGCCATGAATATGCGGAGCCTGTTTTCATTACCAAAAACGGCAAAGGCGATCTTGCCGTTATGAGCATTGAGGCGTATGAACAGCTCGCAGGCCGCTGTGAGTTATACGGGCTTCTCCAGGAAGGCATGGATGACCTTTCTTCCGGGAAAACCCGCCCATTCTCTGAGGCAATGGCAGATATACGGAGCCGGCGCAGGCGATGA